Proteins from a single region of Carassius auratus strain Wakin unplaced genomic scaffold, ASM336829v1 scaf_tig00216128, whole genome shotgun sequence:
- the LOC113097167 gene encoding uncharacterized protein C17orf53 homolog isoform X2, producing MTAMACNKWKGLFTVGEEFDDEDLLEADWTCPSEHASSTAPSVAPSSESSNAQPSSVSSPSGPGKNTSESASVLTLRTPACGSIKAPPDLSMPCHQSISASISSLRAPVASCQPSSNPVNPPPPASLRVPQRELPPLDEFDDWDVDLEELDSIPQMVSEPQNNPAAPLDNISPAKRMRPSAQEVSSHGRFSATSSVSATRPLVNTSFVSTIQGPMYPSTPFRNTNHMHGPATPASRFPRPVTPRPPAASPQCQRGALTPRTPLQPRGSLFHSLSSTPESSSTFTSRGLNTPVLTNHLVQLVSAANKTPQRPQSRMMPAKARRFPGPAGALPLQASAQSLDEIVVAVPQTPAHGAVARLRSDVSSSQMSEEEEFSRGPWAVMKTEMGLDEKNPSCFLHSYSVVMVLRKAALRQLAKNKVPNMAVVLKSITHTHADAKAVFRDPTGEMQGTVHRRLVEERLGELKTGAVLLLKQVGVFSPSHRNHYLNVTPNNLLRIYPPDGVFHNSQPSHSPLELTLRSESTRPAEGPVSLMELHFDDEDDSENVFLSENRPPDGLDTAAVSNELCQAPTVSRPTGDTAWDTDDLDELLGELPADAYDGLQ from the exons ATGACAGCCATG GCTTGTAATAAATGGAAGGGCTTGTTCACCGTTGGAGAGGAGTTTGATGATGAG GATTTGCTTGAAGCAGATTGGACGTGTCCATCAGAGCATGCATCTTCAACAGCTCCTTCTGTTGCACCATCATCTGAATCCTCAAATGCACAGCCAAGCTCTGTTAGCTCGCCATCAGGCCCTGGGAAAAATACATCTGAATCTGCTTCTGTTCTGACTCTTCGTACTCCAGCATGTGGCTCTATCAAAGCCCCACCAGATCTCTCCATGCCTTGCCATCAGTCAATCTCTGCCTCCATTTCTTCTCTCAGAGCTCCGGTGGCATCCTGTCAACCTTCCTCTAACCCAGTAAACCCTCCACCGCCAGCATCCCTTAGAGTCCCGCAGAGAGAGCTCCCTCCTCTGGATGAGTTTGATGACTGGGATGTGGATCTGGAGGAACTGGATAGCATTCCTCAGATGGTTTCTGAGCCACAGAATAATCCAGCTGCACCCCTGGACAACATTTCACCCGCTAAACGCATGAGGCCATCAGCACAAGAAGTATCCTCTCATGGGAGGTTCAGCGCTACCTCCTCAGTGTCAGCTACACGGCCCTTAGTCAACACTTCATTTGTGTCCACCATCCAAGGCCCCATGTATCCATCCACCCCTTTTCGGAATACAAATCACATGCACGGTCCCGCTACACCAGCCTCACGATTCCCCAGACCTGTGACTCCCAGGCCTCCAGCTGCGTCGCCTCAGTGCCAGAGGGGCGCTTTGACACCGAGGACCCCACTGCAGCCCCGAGGGTCTCTTTTCCACTCTTTGTCTTCTACACCCGAGTCCTCTTCCACATTTACATCTCGTGGTCTCAACACGCCTGTCCTGACCAATCACCTGGTCCAGCTGGTGTCTGCAGCCAACAAGACACCTCAGAGACCACAGAGCCGCATGATGCCAGCCAAAGCACGTCGTTTTCCTGGCCCGGCGGGAGCACTACCACTGCAG gcaagtgCACAGAGTCTTGATGAGATTGTTGTGGCAGTTCCTCAGACGCCTGCACATGGAGCTGTTGCTCGGCTAAGAAGTGAT GTTTCCAGCTCTCAGATGAGTGAGGAAGAGGAGTTCAGCAGGGGTCCGTGGGCAGTGATGAAGACTGAGATGGGATTGGACGAGAAGAACCCTTCTTGCTTTCTGCACTCTTACAGTGTTGTCATGGTTCTCCGCAAG GCTGCTCTCAGGCAGCTAGCTAAGAATAAGGTCCCTAATATGGCTGTTGTCTTGAagagtatcacacacacacatgcagatgcCAAGGCCGTCTTCAGAGATCCCACAG GTGAGATGCAGGGCACAGTTCATCGTCGCCTGGTAGAGGAAAGACTGGGAGAGCTCAAGACCGGAGCTGTGTTACTACTCAAACAA gtgggTGTGTTTTCACCATCACACCGAAATCACTACCTAAACGTCACACCCAATAACCTTCTCAGGATATACCCACCTGATGGGGTCTTCCACAACTCCCAGCCATCCCACTCTCCACTG GAGCTTACATTGCGCAGTGAATCCACAAGGCCTGCAGAGGGCCCGGTGTCTCTGATGGAGCTCCACTTCGATGACGAAGACGACAGTGAAAATGTGTTCCTCAGTGAAAATCGGCCTCCTGATGGTTTAGACACTGCAGCTGTCTCTAATGAGCTCTGTCAAGCGCCTACAGTGTCCAGACCAACCGGAGACACAGCATGGGACACAG ATGACCTTGATGAGCTGCTCGGGGAGTTACCTGCGGATGCATATGACGGATTGCAATAA
- the LOC113097167 gene encoding uncharacterized protein C17orf53 homolog isoform X1, whose protein sequence is MTAMACNKWKGLFTVGEEFDDEDLLEADWTCPSEHASSTAPSVAPSSESSNAQPSSVSSPSGPGKNTSESASVLTLRTPACGSIKAPPDLSMPCHQSISASISSLRAPVASCQPSSNPVNPPPPASLRVPQRELPPLDEFDDWDVDLEELDSIPQMVSEPQNNPAAPLDNISPAKRMRPSAQEVSSHGRFSATSSVSATRPLVNTSFVSTIQGPMYPSTPFRNTNHMHGPATPASRFPRPVTPRPPAASPQCQRGALTPRTPLQPRGSLFHSLSSTPESSSTFTSRGLNTPVLTNHLVQLVSAANKTPQRPQSRMMPAKARRFPGPAGALPLQASAQSLDEIVVAVPQTPAHGAVARLRSDQVSSSQMSEEEEFSRGPWAVMKTEMGLDEKNPSCFLHSYSVVMVLRKAALRQLAKNKVPNMAVVLKSITHTHADAKAVFRDPTGEMQGTVHRRLVEERLGELKTGAVLLLKQVGVFSPSHRNHYLNVTPNNLLRIYPPDGVFHNSQPSHSPLELTLRSESTRPAEGPVSLMELHFDDEDDSENVFLSENRPPDGLDTAAVSNELCQAPTVSRPTGDTAWDTDDLDELLGELPADAYDGLQ, encoded by the exons ATGACAGCCATG GCTTGTAATAAATGGAAGGGCTTGTTCACCGTTGGAGAGGAGTTTGATGATGAG GATTTGCTTGAAGCAGATTGGACGTGTCCATCAGAGCATGCATCTTCAACAGCTCCTTCTGTTGCACCATCATCTGAATCCTCAAATGCACAGCCAAGCTCTGTTAGCTCGCCATCAGGCCCTGGGAAAAATACATCTGAATCTGCTTCTGTTCTGACTCTTCGTACTCCAGCATGTGGCTCTATCAAAGCCCCACCAGATCTCTCCATGCCTTGCCATCAGTCAATCTCTGCCTCCATTTCTTCTCTCAGAGCTCCGGTGGCATCCTGTCAACCTTCCTCTAACCCAGTAAACCCTCCACCGCCAGCATCCCTTAGAGTCCCGCAGAGAGAGCTCCCTCCTCTGGATGAGTTTGATGACTGGGATGTGGATCTGGAGGAACTGGATAGCATTCCTCAGATGGTTTCTGAGCCACAGAATAATCCAGCTGCACCCCTGGACAACATTTCACCCGCTAAACGCATGAGGCCATCAGCACAAGAAGTATCCTCTCATGGGAGGTTCAGCGCTACCTCCTCAGTGTCAGCTACACGGCCCTTAGTCAACACTTCATTTGTGTCCACCATCCAAGGCCCCATGTATCCATCCACCCCTTTTCGGAATACAAATCACATGCACGGTCCCGCTACACCAGCCTCACGATTCCCCAGACCTGTGACTCCCAGGCCTCCAGCTGCGTCGCCTCAGTGCCAGAGGGGCGCTTTGACACCGAGGACCCCACTGCAGCCCCGAGGGTCTCTTTTCCACTCTTTGTCTTCTACACCCGAGTCCTCTTCCACATTTACATCTCGTGGTCTCAACACGCCTGTCCTGACCAATCACCTGGTCCAGCTGGTGTCTGCAGCCAACAAGACACCTCAGAGACCACAGAGCCGCATGATGCCAGCCAAAGCACGTCGTTTTCCTGGCCCGGCGGGAGCACTACCACTGCAG gcaagtgCACAGAGTCTTGATGAGATTGTTGTGGCAGTTCCTCAGACGCCTGCACATGGAGCTGTTGCTCGGCTAAGAAGTGAT CAGGTTTCCAGCTCTCAGATGAGTGAGGAAGAGGAGTTCAGCAGGGGTCCGTGGGCAGTGATGAAGACTGAGATGGGATTGGACGAGAAGAACCCTTCTTGCTTTCTGCACTCTTACAGTGTTGTCATGGTTCTCCGCAAG GCTGCTCTCAGGCAGCTAGCTAAGAATAAGGTCCCTAATATGGCTGTTGTCTTGAagagtatcacacacacacatgcagatgcCAAGGCCGTCTTCAGAGATCCCACAG GTGAGATGCAGGGCACAGTTCATCGTCGCCTGGTAGAGGAAAGACTGGGAGAGCTCAAGACCGGAGCTGTGTTACTACTCAAACAA gtgggTGTGTTTTCACCATCACACCGAAATCACTACCTAAACGTCACACCCAATAACCTTCTCAGGATATACCCACCTGATGGGGTCTTCCACAACTCCCAGCCATCCCACTCTCCACTG GAGCTTACATTGCGCAGTGAATCCACAAGGCCTGCAGAGGGCCCGGTGTCTCTGATGGAGCTCCACTTCGATGACGAAGACGACAGTGAAAATGTGTTCCTCAGTGAAAATCGGCCTCCTGATGGTTTAGACACTGCAGCTGTCTCTAATGAGCTCTGTCAAGCGCCTACAGTGTCCAGACCAACCGGAGACACAGCATGGGACACAG ATGACCTTGATGAGCTGCTCGGGGAGTTACCTGCGGATGCATATGACGGATTGCAATAA
- the LOC113097168 gene encoding 40S ribosomal protein S11 — MADAQNERAYQKQPTIFQNKKRVLAVEGSGKEKLPRYHRNVGLGFKTPREAIAGTYIDKKCPFTGNVSIRGRILSGVVTKMKMQRTIVIRRDYLHYIRKYNRFEKRHKNMSVHLSPCFRDVTVGDIVTVGECRPLSKTVRFNVLKVTKAAGAKKQFQKF, encoded by the exons ATGGCGGACGCACAG AACGAGAGGGCTTATCAGAAGCAGCCCACCATCTTCCAGAACAAGAAGCGGGTTCTGGCTGTTGAAGGAAGTGGCAAAGAGAAGCTCCCACGTTATCACAGAAACGTCGGCTTGGGCTTCAAAACCCCCAGAGAG GCTATTGCTGGCACTTACATTGATAAGAAATGCCCCTTCACTGGAAATGTGTCCATCAGAGGCCGTATTCTCTCTG GTGTGGTGACCAAGATGAAGATGCAGAGGACCATTGTCATCAGGCGGGACTACTTGCATTACATCCGCAAGTACAACCGTTTTGAGAAGAGGCATAAGAACATGTCTGTCCACCTCTCTCCATGCTTCAG GGATGTGACCGTAGGTGACATCGTTACAGTTGGAGAATGCCGACCCCTCAGCAAGACCGTGAGGTTCAACGTCCTGAAGGTCACCAAGGCTGCTGGAGCCAAGAAGCAGTTCCAGAAGTTCTAG